A single region of the Pseudomonas sp. VD-NE ins genome encodes:
- the treZ gene encoding malto-oligosyltrehalose trehalohydrolase, producing the protein MPLRSTETWPHGAIMLDAEHTQFALWAPDAFYVSVELENGQSLPMLPQADGWFVIKARCPAGTRYRYNIDGELEVPDPASRAQDGDLEHHSVVVDPLAYQWRHTAWHGRPWSEAVIYELHVGALGGFAEVEQHLARLAGLGITAIELMPLAQFPGERNWGYDGVLPYAPQASYGTPEQLKHLIDSAHGHGLAVILDVVYNHFGPDGNYLHRYAKGFFREDKHTPWGAAIDFRRDEVREFFIENALMWLLEYRFDGLRLDAVHAIEDPDFLTEMAQRIRAQTDPSRHVWLTVENELNQSSLLEYDYDAQWNDDGHNALHVLLTGETDAYYADYAAQPTEQLVRCLSQGFVFQGHITRHGEPRGEPSEHLPSTAFVLFLQNHDQIGNRAFGERLHHLADPRAVQAATVLLLLSPMIPLMFMGDEFAAEQPFQFFTSHHGELAKLVREGRRNEFAAFSAFTDPHKREQIPDPNAEKTFHASQPRLIGHGSEKQQETLALYQKLLQFRHQYIIPHLSGTQALGAHMLGYGAVSARWRLGNGSELRIDLNLSDTPVVNPPQTEAVWLFQQPPTVDLSESGVLPAYCALVSLTAATPLQPLNGERL; encoded by the coding sequence ATGCCGTTACGGTCTACTGAAACCTGGCCCCACGGCGCGATCATGCTGGACGCCGAACACACGCAATTTGCGCTATGGGCGCCGGATGCGTTTTACGTGAGTGTCGAACTCGAAAACGGTCAGTCGCTGCCGATGCTGCCTCAGGCAGACGGCTGGTTTGTGATCAAGGCCCGCTGTCCGGCGGGCACCCGCTACCGCTACAACATCGACGGCGAACTGGAGGTGCCCGACCCGGCCTCCAGAGCACAGGATGGCGACCTCGAGCACCACAGCGTGGTGGTCGATCCGTTGGCTTATCAATGGCGACACACGGCTTGGCACGGTCGGCCGTGGAGCGAAGCGGTGATCTACGAGTTGCACGTCGGTGCGCTCGGTGGTTTCGCGGAGGTCGAACAACATCTGGCGCGCCTTGCAGGCCTGGGCATCACCGCCATCGAACTGATGCCGCTGGCGCAGTTCCCAGGCGAACGCAACTGGGGCTACGACGGTGTTTTGCCCTACGCCCCGCAAGCTTCCTACGGCACCCCGGAACAACTCAAACACCTCATCGACAGCGCCCACGGCCACGGTCTGGCGGTGATTCTCGACGTGGTCTACAACCACTTCGGCCCGGACGGCAATTACCTGCATCGTTACGCCAAAGGCTTTTTTCGCGAGGACAAACACACGCCTTGGGGCGCGGCGATCGATTTCCGTCGCGACGAAGTGCGCGAGTTTTTCATCGAAAACGCCCTGATGTGGTTGCTCGAATACCGCTTCGACGGTCTGCGCCTGGACGCGGTGCATGCCATCGAAGACCCGGATTTCCTCACGGAAATGGCCCAGCGCATCCGCGCGCAGACCGACCCGAGCCGGCATGTCTGGCTGACCGTGGAAAACGAACTGAACCAGTCGAGCCTGTTGGAATACGACTACGACGCGCAGTGGAACGACGACGGCCATAACGCCCTGCACGTTCTGCTCACCGGCGAAACCGATGCCTATTACGCCGACTACGCCGCACAACCCACCGAACAATTGGTGCGCTGCCTCAGTCAGGGTTTTGTTTTCCAGGGGCACATCACCCGCCATGGCGAACCGCGCGGCGAGCCCAGCGAACACCTGCCCTCCACGGCGTTCGTGCTGTTCCTGCAAAACCACGATCAGATCGGCAACCGTGCGTTCGGCGAGCGCCTGCATCATCTGGCCGATCCGCGCGCCGTGCAGGCTGCGACCGTGTTGTTGCTGCTGTCACCGATGATTCCGCTAATGTTCATGGGCGACGAGTTTGCCGCCGAGCAGCCGTTCCAGTTTTTCACCAGTCACCACGGCGAACTGGCGAAACTGGTGCGCGAGGGCCGGCGCAATGAATTCGCCGCGTTCAGCGCCTTCACCGATCCGCACAAGCGCGAGCAGATTCCTGACCCGAATGCAGAAAAAACCTTCCACGCCTCACAGCCAAGGTTGATCGGCCATGGCAGCGAAAAACAGCAGGAAACCCTCGCGCTCTACCAGAAGCTCCTGCAATTTCGCCATCAATACATCATTCCCCACCTGTCCGGCACGCAAGCGCTCGGCGCCCATATGCTCGGTTATGGCGCGGTCAGTGCGCGCTGGCGTCTGGGCAATGGCAGCGAGCTGCGAATTGACCTGAACCTCAGCGACACGCCAGTGGTCAACCCTCCACAGACCGAGGCCGTGTGGTTGTTTCAACAGCCACCCACCGTCGATCTATCGGAATCGGGCGTACTGCCCGCGTATTGCGCGCTTGTCAGCCTCACGGCCGCAACCCCTTTGCAACCTCTGAATGGAGAGCGCCTATGA
- the malQ gene encoding 4-alpha-glucanotransferase, translating into MSDAQLEILASRAGLAVDWIDANGRPQKVAPAVLRNVLIGLGHPASTAQEIDASLLELQAVQQDRHLPPLLTADVGVGVDLARYFAPETPCEIHLEDGSRLNLKLDSEAILPGLIPVGYQQVHISDQYFTLAVAPERCFSVGDAVDNPIPRVWGLSAQLYSLRRPGDGGFGDTLALEDLVRVAGERGADALAISPLHAMFSADTGRYSPYSPSSRLFLNALYAAPGAILGERALRDAIDAAGLAEQFAQLEDLTLIDWPSAADAKQKLLQALYEGFIAGDHPLHPDFASFRHAGGEALENHCRFEAIQEMRAARGENLDWRQWPEHWHDPRGAALEAFAEEYAERIGYFAFCQWLIHRCLERAQTAARSAGMGIGLIADLAVGADGAGSQAWSFQDELLASLTVGAPPDILNRSGQGWGISAFSPEGLIRNGFRAFIDMLRANFAHAGGLRIDHVMGLQRLWVIPNGAAPADGAYLYYPVDDLLRLLTLESHRHQAIVLGEDLGTVPDGLREKLIARSMLGMRVLLFEQDNTHFKPILDWPDNALATTSTHDLPTLNGWWHGRDIDWNARLGFVDANGEIEWRHHRQREREGLRSALSQDPQNFREESHEADQVVDAAVRFLGHTRAPLVLLPLEDALGINEQANFPGTIDTHPNWSRRLPGTSEALLDDADAARRLELLACARLQAAERDQ; encoded by the coding sequence ATGAGCGATGCGCAACTGGAAATTCTTGCAAGCCGCGCCGGCCTCGCCGTCGACTGGATCGACGCCAACGGCCGCCCGCAAAAAGTCGCCCCGGCGGTGCTGCGCAATGTCCTGATCGGGCTCGGCCACCCCGCCAGCACCGCGCAGGAAATCGACGCCAGCCTGTTGGAACTGCAAGCCGTTCAACAAGACCGCCACCTGCCGCCGCTGTTGACCGCCGATGTCGGTGTCGGCGTGGATCTGGCGCGGTACTTCGCCCCGGAAACGCCGTGTGAAATCCACCTTGAAGACGGCTCACGGCTGAACCTGAAACTCGATTCCGAAGCGATATTGCCCGGGCTGATCCCGGTCGGTTATCAACAGGTGCACATCAGCGATCAGTATTTCACCTTGGCCGTGGCCCCGGAGCGCTGCTTCAGTGTCGGCGATGCGGTGGATAATCCGATTCCCCGCGTCTGGGGCCTGAGTGCGCAGTTGTATTCGCTGCGCCGCCCCGGCGACGGCGGTTTCGGCGATACCTTGGCGCTGGAAGACCTGGTCCGCGTGGCCGGTGAGCGCGGCGCCGATGCCTTGGCGATCAGCCCGCTGCATGCCATGTTCAGCGCCGATACCGGGCGCTACAGCCCTTATTCGCCATCCAGTCGGTTGTTCCTCAATGCTCTTTACGCGGCACCCGGGGCCATTCTCGGTGAGCGCGCCTTGCGTGATGCGATCGACGCGGCCGGCCTGGCCGAGCAGTTCGCGCAACTGGAAGACCTGACCCTGATCGACTGGCCGAGCGCCGCCGACGCCAAGCAAAAACTCTTGCAAGCGTTGTACGAAGGTTTCATCGCCGGTGACCATCCGCTGCACCCGGACTTCGCCAGTTTCCGCCACGCCGGTGGCGAAGCACTGGAAAACCATTGCCGCTTCGAAGCGATTCAGGAAATGCGCGCCGCCCGTGGCGAAAACCTCGACTGGCGGCAATGGCCGGAACACTGGCACGACCCACGCGGCGCGGCGCTCGAAGCCTTTGCCGAAGAGTACGCCGAACGCATCGGCTATTTCGCTTTTTGCCAATGGCTGATCCACCGTTGCCTGGAACGTGCGCAAACCGCCGCACGCAGCGCCGGCATGGGCATTGGCCTGATCGCCGATCTGGCGGTGGGTGCCGACGGCGCCGGCAGTCAGGCCTGGAGTTTTCAGGATGAATTGCTCGCCTCGCTCACCGTCGGTGCGCCGCCGGACATTCTCAATCGCTCGGGTCAGGGCTGGGGTATTTCCGCGTTCTCGCCGGAAGGCCTGATCCGCAATGGCTTTCGCGCCTTCATCGACATGCTGCGCGCCAACTTCGCCCATGCTGGCGGACTTCGCATCGACCATGTGATGGGCCTGCAACGCTTGTGGGTGATCCCCAACGGCGCGGCGCCGGCCGATGGTGCCTACCTGTATTACCCGGTCGATGACTTGCTGCGCTTGCTGACCCTCGAATCACATCGTCATCAGGCGATCGTCCTCGGCGAAGACCTCGGCACCGTGCCCGATGGTCTGCGCGAAAAGCTTATCGCCCGCTCCATGCTCGGCATGCGCGTGTTGTTGTTCGAACAGGACAACACCCATTTCAAACCAATTCTCGACTGGCCGGACAACGCACTCGCCACCACCAGCACTCACGATCTGCCGACGCTCAATGGCTGGTGGCATGGCCGCGACATCGACTGGAACGCACGTCTGGGCTTTGTCGATGCCAACGGTGAAATCGAATGGCGCCACCATCGTCAGCGAGAGCGTGAAGGCCTGCGCAGTGCGCTGAGCCAGGACCCGCAAAACTTTCGCGAAGAATCCCATGAGGCCGATCAAGTGGTCGATGCAGCGGTACGTTTCCTCGGCCATACCCGTGCGCCGCTGGTGCTGCTGCCACTCGAAGACGCGCTGGGCATCAACGAGCAAGCGAATTTTCCGGGCACCATCGACACCCACCCGAACTGGTCGCGACGTTTACCCGGCACCAGCGAAGCATTGCTCGATGACGCCGATGCGGCGCGACGTCTGGAACTACTCGCGTGCGCGCGTCTTCAGGCTGCCGAGCGTGACCAATGA
- a CDS encoding malto-oligosyltrehalose synthase produces the protein MNQALIQPLRATLRLQFHKGFTLEQAVPLVPYFARLGISHIYASPLLAARAGSMHGYDVVDPTQVNPELGGEPALRRLVSTLREHNMGLILDIVSNHMAVGGNDNPWWLDLLEWGRLSPYGEFFDIQWHSPDPLMEGQLLLPFLGSDYGVALQEGTLKLLFNPRTGSFYVEHYDHHFPICPNDYGELLKSEEALKALADRFSTLSYQTDAHSLAIPLKEELRQLATDPSIAEAIENNLQHYDSTSEEGFHKLHQLLERQSYRLASWRTAADDINWRRFFDINELGGLRVERPAVFEATHGKIFQLIAEGLVDGLRIDHIDGLADPRGYCRKLRRRVDLLAPGRHLPIYVEKILGAGETLHRDWAVDGTTGYEFMNQLSLLQHDPDGEYVLGDLWQRRTERPAAFIEEAQLARQQILNGSLASDCESVAQALLQVARDDLMTRDLTLGAIRRVLQALIVHFPVYRTYISAMGRSEQDEVFFQQAMGGARQTLSEADWPVLDCVAAWLGGTPWRRKPRGRSRKILKHACVRFQQLTSPAAAKAVEDTALYRSAVLLSRNDVGYNTEQFSAPVSDFHAVNQQRLNEFPDNLLATATHDHKRGEDTRARLAVLSERSHWYAEQIELWRALARPVRVDDQMPSSGDELILYQALLGSWPLQLRDDDQAGFVDYAKRIWQWQQKALREAKLQSSWSAPNEAYENAAQAFTEKLLTGEEGELLRAALSKTVNSIAAAGALNGLAQTLLRMTVPGVPDLYQGNEFWDFSLVDPDNRRPVDYAAREHALEAPLPSAELLANWRDGRIKQALIAQVLNLRVEHAELFRRGTYQALEVLGSQAHNVLAFAREHGGKQAIVIVPIRCATLLENSAVPQVDALRWGDTRVVLPFAASDTNLKGLFSSRAVTKNRELNISDALGDVPVNLFIQHLT, from the coding sequence ATGAATCAAGCGCTCATCCAGCCCCTGCGCGCGACCTTGCGCCTGCAATTTCATAAAGGCTTCACCCTTGAACAAGCCGTGCCACTGGTGCCGTACTTTGCCCGGCTCGGCATCAGCCATATTTATGCCTCGCCGCTGCTCGCGGCACGGGCCGGTTCCATGCACGGTTACGACGTGGTCGACCCGACCCAGGTCAACCCGGAACTCGGTGGCGAGCCAGCGTTAAGGCGCCTGGTCAGCACCCTGCGTGAACACAACATGGGGTTGATCCTCGACATCGTCTCCAACCACATGGCCGTCGGTGGCAACGACAACCCGTGGTGGCTCGACTTGCTGGAATGGGGTCGGCTCAGCCCTTACGGCGAGTTTTTCGATATTCAGTGGCACTCGCCCGACCCGTTGATGGAAGGCCAGTTGTTGCTGCCGTTTCTTGGCAGCGATTACGGCGTGGCGTTGCAGGAAGGCACGCTGAAGCTGCTGTTCAACCCACGCACTGGCAGCTTTTACGTCGAGCACTACGACCATCACTTCCCGATCTGCCCGAACGATTACGGTGAACTGCTGAAATCCGAGGAAGCGCTGAAGGCCTTGGCTGATCGCTTCAGCACGCTCAGTTATCAAACCGATGCCCACTCGCTGGCGATTCCACTGAAAGAAGAATTGCGGCAACTGGCGACGGATCCGTCAATCGCTGAGGCCATTGAAAACAACCTGCAACACTACGATTCGACCAGCGAAGAAGGCTTCCACAAATTGCATCAATTGTTGGAGCGTCAGAGCTATCGCCTCGCCAGTTGGCGCACGGCGGCGGATGACATCAACTGGCGGCGCTTCTTCGACATCAACGAGCTCGGCGGTCTACGCGTCGAACGTCCGGCGGTATTCGAAGCCACCCACGGCAAGATCTTCCAGTTGATCGCCGAAGGCTTGGTCGACGGCTTGCGCATCGATCACATCGATGGCCTCGCCGACCCGCGTGGTTATTGCCGCAAGCTGCGCCGCCGGGTTGATCTGCTGGCTCCGGGCAGGCACTTGCCGATCTACGTCGAGAAGATCCTCGGCGCCGGCGAAACCCTGCACCGCGACTGGGCGGTTGACGGCACCACCGGTTACGAATTCATGAATCAACTGTCGCTGCTGCAACACGACCCGGACGGCGAATACGTCCTGGGTGATCTCTGGCAACGGCGCACCGAACGCCCTGCCGCGTTCATCGAAGAAGCGCAACTGGCGCGTCAGCAGATTCTCAACGGCTCGCTGGCCAGTGATTGCGAAAGCGTCGCCCAGGCCCTGCTGCAAGTCGCCCGCGATGACCTGATGACCCGCGACCTGACCCTTGGCGCGATCCGCCGGGTGTTGCAGGCGTTGATCGTGCACTTCCCGGTGTACCGCACTTACATCAGTGCCATGGGTCGCTCCGAGCAGGACGAGGTGTTTTTCCAGCAGGCCATGGGCGGTGCACGGCAAACCCTCAGCGAAGCCGACTGGCCGGTGCTCGACTGCGTCGCTGCGTGGCTCGGTGGCACGCCGTGGCGACGCAAACCGCGCGGTCGTTCGCGCAAAATCCTCAAACATGCCTGCGTACGCTTTCAGCAACTGACCTCACCGGCAGCAGCCAAAGCCGTGGAAGACACCGCGCTGTATCGCTCGGCGGTGCTGCTGTCGCGCAACGACGTCGGCTACAACACCGAGCAGTTCAGTGCCCCGGTCAGCGACTTTCATGCAGTCAATCAGCAACGGTTGAATGAATTCCCCGACAACTTGCTCGCCACCGCCACCCATGATCACAAACGCGGCGAAGACACCCGCGCGCGGCTGGCCGTGCTCAGTGAACGCAGCCATTGGTACGCCGAGCAGATCGAATTGTGGCGCGCCCTCGCCCGTCCCGTTCGGGTTGACGATCAGATGCCGTCGAGCGGCGATGAGCTGATCCTCTATCAAGCGTTGCTCGGCAGTTGGCCGCTGCAATTGCGCGATGACGATCAGGCCGGGTTCGTCGACTACGCCAAACGTATCTGGCAATGGCAGCAGAAAGCCCTGCGCGAAGCCAAGCTGCAAAGCAGTTGGAGCGCGCCGAACGAAGCCTATGAAAACGCCGCACAGGCATTCACCGAAAAACTCCTCACCGGAGAGGAAGGCGAACTGCTGCGCGCCGCGCTGAGCAAGACCGTCAACAGCATCGCCGCCGCCGGCGCGCTTAATGGCTTGGCGCAAACCTTGCTGCGCATGACCGTGCCGGGGGTGCCGGATCTGTATCAGGGCAATGAGTTCTGGGACTTCAGCCTGGTCGATCCGGACAACCGCCGGCCGGTGGATTACGCCGCTCGTGAACACGCACTGGAGGCGCCATTGCCATCTGCGGAGTTGTTGGCGAACTGGCGTGACGGGCGCATCAAGCAAGCCTTGATCGCCCAGGTACTGAACCTGCGCGTCGAGCATGCCGAACTGTTCCGTCGGGGCACCTACCAGGCCCTGGAAGTGCTCGGCAGTCAGGCGCACAACGTGCTCGCGTTTGCCCGTGAGCACGGGGGGAAGCAGGCCATCGTGATCGTGCCGATCCGTTGCGCAACCCTGCTGGAAAACAGTGCTGTACCTCAGGTCGATGCGCTGCGCTGGGGCGATACGCGAGTGGTTTTACCGTTCGCCGCCTCTGACACAAACCTGAAGGGACTTTTTTCAAGCCGCGCAGTCACAAAAAACAGGGAGCTGAATATCAGCGACGCGCTGGGGGATGTCCCGGTCAATCTCTTTATCCAACACTTAACGTAA
- a CDS encoding DUF2934 domain-containing protein encodes MSTDDKRIREFAYQIWESEGQPDGQEARHWEMARKLAEAEALAPKKPPKAAGSKTAGKATEAKAPAAKPKPAAKAKPASAAKVIPPGEKPAEKKPRAPKKPSAI; translated from the coding sequence ATGAGTACCGACGATAAACGCATCCGCGAATTCGCCTATCAAATCTGGGAATCGGAAGGTCAGCCTGACGGTCAGGAGGCGCGCCATTGGGAGATGGCACGCAAGCTCGCTGAAGCGGAAGCCCTGGCACCGAAGAAACCGCCAAAAGCCGCTGGCAGCAAAACCGCGGGCAAGGCTACTGAGGCCAAGGCCCCCGCCGCCAAGCCGAAACCAGCGGCCAAAGCCAAACCGGCTAGCGCCGCGAAAGTGATTCCCCCGGGCGAAAAACCCGCCGAGAAAAAGCCTCGAGCGCCGAAGAAGCCTTCGGCGATCTGA
- the glgX gene encoding glycogen debranching protein GlgX, producing MTRPKKAEPTAHAEPSRIREGLPFPLGATWDGLGVNFALFSANATKVELCIFDDAGEVELERIELPEYTDEIYHGYLPDAHPGLIYGYRVYGPYDPANGHRFNHNKLLIDPYAKQLVGQLKWSEALFGYTIGHPDADLSFDERDSAPFVPKCKVIDPAHTWGNDHRVSVPWDKTIIYETHVRGISMRHPSVPENVRGTFAGLMVDDVLEHIRKLGVSTVELLPIHAFVNDQHLLHKGMTNYWGYNSIAFFAPDPRYLASGKIAEFKEMVAHLHEANLEVILDVVYNHTAEGNEQGPTLSMRGIDNASYYRLMPDDKRYYINDSGTGNTLDLSHPCVLQMVTDSLRYWASEMHVDGFRFDLATILGRYHDGFDERHSFLVACRQDPVLRQVKMIAEPWDCGPGGYQVGNFPPGWVEWNDKFRDTVRAFWKGDDGQVADFASRMTASGEMFNQRGRRPYSSVNFITAHDGFTLNDLVSYNDKHNEANDENNQDGSNNNLSWNHGVEGPTDDPEINALRHRQMRNFFATLLLSQGTPMIVAGDEFARTQDGNNNAYCQDSEIGWVNWDLSEDGKALLKFVKRLIKLRLTYPILRRGRFLVGEYNEDIGVKDVTWLAPDATEMTTEHWHDAHNRCLGMLLDGRAQETGIRRKGADATLLLVVNAHHDIVNFTLPEVPDGGFWTCMIDTNQPSIRGQERFEFGHQYSVTGRSLLLFELQRDEED from the coding sequence ATGACCCGTCCAAAGAAAGCCGAACCCACCGCGCACGCCGAGCCGTCGAGAATCCGTGAAGGCCTGCCCTTCCCGCTCGGTGCGACCTGGGATGGTCTGGGGGTGAACTTTGCTCTGTTTTCCGCCAACGCCACCAAGGTCGAACTGTGCATCTTCGACGATGCCGGCGAAGTCGAACTCGAACGCATCGAACTGCCGGAATACACCGACGAGATCTACCACGGCTACCTGCCCGATGCGCACCCGGGGCTGATCTACGGCTACCGCGTCTACGGTCCGTACGACCCGGCCAACGGTCACCGCTTCAACCACAACAAATTGCTCATCGACCCGTACGCCAAGCAACTGGTCGGCCAGTTGAAGTGGTCAGAAGCGCTGTTCGGCTACACCATCGGCCACCCCGACGCCGACCTGAGTTTCGATGAACGTGACAGCGCGCCGTTCGTGCCCAAGTGCAAGGTCATCGACCCGGCGCACACCTGGGGCAACGACCACCGCGTCAGCGTGCCGTGGGACAAGACCATCATTTATGAAACCCACGTGCGCGGCATCAGCATGCGTCACCCGTCGGTGCCGGAGAACGTGCGCGGTACCTTTGCCGGGCTGATGGTCGATGACGTGCTCGAACACATCCGCAAGCTTGGCGTGTCTACCGTCGAGTTGCTGCCGATTCACGCCTTTGTCAACGACCAGCATCTGCTGCACAAAGGCATGACCAATTACTGGGGCTACAACAGCATCGCCTTTTTTGCCCCGGACCCGCGCTACCTCGCCAGCGGCAAGATCGCCGAGTTCAAGGAGATGGTTGCGCACCTGCACGAAGCCAATCTCGAAGTAATCCTCGACGTGGTCTACAACCACACCGCCGAAGGCAACGAGCAAGGCCCGACCCTGTCGATGCGCGGCATCGACAACGCCTCGTACTATCGCTTGATGCCCGACGACAAGCGCTACTACATCAACGATTCCGGCACCGGCAACACCCTCGACCTGAGCCACCCATGCGTGCTGCAAATGGTCACCGACTCGTTGCGTTACTGGGCCAGCGAAATGCACGTCGACGGCTTCCGATTCGACCTGGCGACCATTCTCGGCCGCTATCACGATGGTTTCGATGAGCGTCACAGCTTCCTTGTCGCCTGTCGCCAGGACCCGGTGCTGCGTCAGGTGAAAATGATCGCCGAGCCGTGGGACTGCGGTCCCGGTGGTTATCAGGTGGGCAACTTCCCGCCGGGCTGGGTCGAGTGGAACGACAAATTCCGCGACACCGTGCGCGCCTTCTGGAAAGGTGACGACGGCCAGGTTGCCGATTTCGCCAGCCGCATGACCGCTTCCGGTGAGATGTTCAACCAGCGTGGGCGGCGTCCGTATTCCTCGGTGAACTTCATCACCGCCCACGACGGTTTCACCCTCAACGACCTGGTGTCGTACAACGACAAACACAACGAAGCCAACGACGAAAACAATCAGGACGGCAGCAACAACAACCTGTCGTGGAACCACGGTGTCGAAGGCCCGACTGACGATCCGGAAATCAATGCCCTGCGTCATCGGCAGATGCGCAACTTCTTCGCCACGCTGCTGCTTTCCCAGGGTACGCCGATGATCGTTGCCGGTGACGAGTTTGCCCGCACTCAGGACGGCAACAACAACGCTTATTGCCAGGACAGCGAAATCGGTTGGGTCAACTGGGATCTCAGCGAGGACGGCAAGGCACTGTTGAAATTCGTCAAGCGCCTGATCAAGTTGCGCCTGACTTACCCAATCCTGCGGCGCGGGCGTTTTCTGGTCGGCGAGTACAACGAGGACATCGGCGTCAAAGACGTCACCTGGCTGGCGCCGGACGCTACCGAGATGACTACCGAGCATTGGCACGATGCGCACAACCGCTGCCTGGGCATGTTGCTCGACGGTCGCGCGCAGGAAACCGGGATTCGCCGCAAAGGTGCGGATGCGACGCTGCTGCTGGTGGTCAACGCCCATCATGACATCGTCAATTTCACCTTGCCGGAAGTGCCGGACGGCGGCTTCTGGACCTGCATGATCGACACCAATCAGCCGTCGATCCGCGGTCAGGAACGCTTCGAGTTCGGTCACCAATACTCGGTTACCGGACGCTCGTTGCTGCTGTTCGAACTGCAACGTGATGAAGAAGATTGA
- a CDS encoding acyl-CoA dehydrogenase family protein — MDLHRYLSRRPADYPHTAALGNCLRALVEAGLDRLPLPGSGRTLERFQRLADVGGHDLGLCKLFEGHTDALAIIEQLGGSPTPGSTWGMWAAEPPQAKVNVSPVGHMVALHGRKAWCSGAAVLSHALLTAWDADDQQQLVAVALDQPGVTVTEQGWQAVGMAATGSVEVLFDGAEAQAIGNPGDYLQRPGFWQGGIGIAACWYGAARQIAEALRAQCGQRPEPHALAHLGAVDSALQAAADVLRFSALHIDAHPEDHAELLARRARAVVEQSAEQVMREVGRALGAGPFCKDRHFARLSADLPVFLRQSHAERDLAALGQLIAEQSDEAWTL, encoded by the coding sequence ATGGATCTGCACCGTTATCTGAGCCGACGTCCAGCGGATTATCCGCACACCGCCGCCCTCGGCAATTGCCTGCGGGCGCTGGTCGAGGCCGGGCTGGATCGCCTGCCGCTACCTGGCAGTGGCCGCACGCTGGAACGTTTTCAGCGATTGGCGGATGTCGGCGGGCATGATCTGGGTTTGTGCAAATTGTTCGAAGGCCATACCGACGCACTGGCGATCATTGAGCAACTGGGCGGCTCGCCGACACCGGGCAGCACCTGGGGCATGTGGGCAGCGGAACCGCCGCAGGCGAAGGTCAACGTCAGCCCGGTCGGGCACATGGTCGCATTGCACGGGCGCAAAGCGTGGTGCTCCGGTGCCGCCGTGCTCAGCCATGCCTTGCTCACCGCGTGGGATGCCGATGATCAGCAACAACTGGTGGCCGTCGCCCTCGACCAACCGGGCGTGACCGTCACCGAACAGGGCTGGCAAGCCGTGGGCATGGCCGCCACCGGCAGCGTTGAAGTGCTGTTCGACGGCGCCGAAGCGCAGGCCATCGGCAATCCCGGTGACTATCTGCAACGCCCGGGATTCTGGCAAGGCGGAATCGGCATTGCCGCGTGCTGGTACGGCGCCGCGCGGCAAATCGCCGAAGCGTTGCGCGCGCAGTGTGGCCAGCGCCCGGAACCCCACGCCCTCGCCCATCTCGGTGCGGTCGACAGTGCCTTGCAAGCGGCGGCGGATGTATTGCGGTTCAGCGCGCTGCACATCGATGCCCATCCCGAGGACCACGCCGAATTGCTCGCCCGGCGGGCCCGCGCGGTGGTCGAGCAGTCGGCCGAACAGGTAATGCGTGAAGTCGGTCGCGCCCTCGGCGCCGGGCCGTTTTGCAAGGATCGACACTTTGCCCGGCTCAGCGCCGATCTGCCGGTGTTCCTGCGCCAGAGTCATGCCGAACGGGATCTGGCTGCGCTCGGTCAATTGATTGCCGAACAAAGCGACGAGGCATGGACGTTATGA
- a CDS encoding PIG-L family deacetylase gives MKTNPIVGQGTSLHQWQASRHLAELDSIDILSLVPPSARAVIVAPHPDDEVLGCGGLLQLLAAAGRPLQLISVTDGSASHPGSSRWPVERLSVVRPQESAEALRRLGLPMHRVKWLRGGFTDTQVAAQEAELVDFIARHLRPDDVLFTTWSEDGHCDHEAVGRASAEAARRVGATCHELPVWTWHWATPEDAFVPWQRARKILLSPAQVARKRHAVHAFASQLEGDPDAGLGPVLAPYVLDRLLQPFEVVFL, from the coding sequence ATGAAAACCAACCCGATTGTCGGCCAGGGCACCAGCCTGCATCAGTGGCAGGCTTCGCGGCATCTGGCGGAGCTGGACAGCATCGACATCCTCAGTCTGGTGCCACCGAGTGCGCGGGCGGTGATTGTCGCGCCGCACCCGGACGACGAAGTGCTCGGTTGTGGCGGCCTGCTGCAATTGCTCGCTGCCGCTGGCCGGCCTTTGCAACTGATTTCGGTGACCGACGGCAGCGCCAGTCACCCGGGTTCCAGTCGTTGGCCGGTGGAACGTCTGAGCGTGGTGCGCCCACAGGAGTCTGCCGAAGCGCTGCGCCGCCTCGGTCTGCCGATGCATCGGGTGAAGTGGTTGCGCGGCGGTTTCACCGACACGCAGGTCGCCGCTCAGGAAGCTGAACTGGTCGACTTCATCGCGCGGCATCTGCGTCCCGACGACGTGCTCTTCACTACCTGGAGCGAGGACGGTCATTGCGACCACGAAGCTGTCGGCCGCGCCAGCGCCGAGGCTGCCCGTCGCGTCGGTGCGACTTGCCATGAATTGCCGGTGTGGACCTGGCACTGGGCAACCCCGGAGGACGCCTTCGTACCGTGGCAACGAGCACGCAAGATTCTCCTGAGCCCGGCGCAAGTCGCGCGCAAGCGCCACGCGGTGCACGCCTTCGCCAGTCAACTTGAAGGCGATCCTGACGCCGGACTCGGCCCGGTGCTCGCGCCCTACGTGCTCGATCGCCTGCTGCAGCCCTTCGAAGTGGTGTTTCTATGA